In the genome of Hyphobacterium sp. CCMP332, one region contains:
- a CDS encoding PKD domain-containing protein, producing MKTSIFLVLFSLIFLEVNAQCPIPASCTPGGPTAANAELFNMGIRRVTINTLDKTSSFINSTLSNSYEDFSCTDSTTLTAGIPYNISVTTNGNPPTGTQNENVRVWIDYNNDGSFSATELAFSSNNKQIHSGNITVPPTALTNVPLRMRVASEWVGANNSIPTACTDREYSQVEDYKIVVQVNVLPPAADFSANPQISCNGVVQFQDLSINGPSSWIWDFGDGTFSTLQNPLKTYTINDTFDVTLIASNANGSDTIVKNDFIVRTGFIPPAASCTPLTNAYCCGYGITNFQFENINNSSSDASVGYEDFTCTDFTHVIEGLSYPVSFTTNQSAAVNLKMYIDMNANGSFQDPGELIYSANNVSNPSTNVIIPAAKAPYTQALRMRIMTDAVGSTFNSCTNLTRGQAEDYTVLIDPNPFPPIANFLDNQVNACQDSIVFTDNSINAPQSWFWDFGDGDTSNLQNPVHKYTSNGTFTVKLVVTNSNGADSTSRNFTVTDGARPPVCIPNTLQTFFPLGIERVVFNTINNITSSSANFPPYEDFACDFSTTVTQGQTVNLTVESQSNFTPSDVKAWLDYNDNGIFESNEEVFNSTNAIVHTAPVTISAATSVVTGKGLRLRIASDFVNSLNGPIPCGDLEFGQTEDYTVVINAPMLPPAADFSVSSFTACTGDIDFTDISGFGPTQWFWDFGDGNTSTLQNPSHLYTSVGSFFVELKACNAFGCDSIQKTINITDLNGVKPAVCTPGTNSINNLIGIFNVTLNDLNVSTISTTGYSDFACDKFAELVDGNAYQLNVTVSTFFNQTVEAWIDYNNNGTFTSNEKVMTASGFGQLSNVVILPANAVKNKFLRLRVMSNSTSSGGAPFDPCANVPVGEIEDYGVLIRSANAAPIADFESFDPNSCNGEIAFVNQSYNNPTNFLWDFGDGNTSIDENPVHQYSNTGSYTVKLRVQNGFGVDSLVRLNYAIVSQVQGPEAANCYPMTEHSNPDFGIVGVSLAGISNTNSIVDGYENYTCSDTTHLEEGQSYPIQVITSDNVRANVRVFVDFNDDGIFQESTELFLLSNNRIQNHVGTLTVPASSVKNKLLRMRVWADEAAVPLPASFACTNPEYGQVEDYGILVKGTIGISDELGELISLYPNPAKTIIRLDLPAQLKASKISVFGQYGNEVMELVKERNQNSIEIAIENLNKGIYFLRIENKDFNKTLKFIKN from the coding sequence TTGAAAACGAGTATCTTCCTAGTACTTTTTAGCCTAATATTTTTAGAAGTTAATGCCCAATGCCCGATTCCGGCAAGTTGTACACCGGGAGGCCCTACAGCAGCCAACGCGGAATTATTCAATATGGGTATTCGTCGAGTTACAATTAATACGCTCGACAAGACATCATCTTTTATCAATTCCACCTTATCCAATTCATATGAAGATTTTTCCTGTACGGATTCTACAACTTTAACAGCCGGAATTCCATATAACATTTCTGTTACCACCAATGGAAACCCTCCCACGGGTACGCAAAATGAAAATGTGAGGGTTTGGATTGATTATAATAATGACGGTTCTTTTAGTGCAACTGAATTGGCCTTTTCTTCAAATAATAAACAAATTCACAGCGGAAATATTACCGTACCTCCAACTGCACTGACCAATGTACCGCTTCGTATGCGGGTTGCCTCGGAATGGGTCGGAGCGAATAACTCAATTCCAACAGCCTGTACAGACCGAGAATATTCACAGGTTGAAGATTATAAAATTGTGGTTCAGGTGAATGTATTGCCACCCGCTGCGGACTTTAGTGCTAATCCACAAATTAGCTGTAACGGGGTCGTTCAATTTCAGGATCTTAGCATTAACGGGCCTTCATCATGGATTTGGGATTTTGGTGATGGCACTTTTTCTACCTTGCAAAATCCGCTTAAGACCTATACCATTAACGACACTTTTGATGTCACTTTAATTGCGAGTAATGCCAATGGATCAGACACGATCGTAAAAAACGATTTTATCGTAAGGACGGGCTTTATTCCACCGGCCGCCTCTTGTACTCCTTTGACCAATGCTTATTGTTGTGGTTATGGAATTACAAATTTTCAATTTGAAAATATTAATAATTCCTCTTCAGATGCTTCCGTGGGATATGAGGATTTCACTTGCACGGATTTCACACACGTCATTGAAGGATTATCTTATCCGGTTTCCTTCACGACAAATCAAAGTGCTGCGGTTAATTTGAAAATGTATATTGACATGAATGCCAATGGTTCATTTCAAGACCCGGGGGAATTAATTTATTCTGCAAACAACGTTTCCAATCCTTCCACCAATGTAATTATACCTGCGGCAAAAGCTCCTTATACTCAGGCATTGAGAATGCGGATCATGACAGATGCGGTAGGCTCAACTTTTAATTCTTGTACCAATCTTACCAGAGGGCAGGCGGAAGATTATACAGTATTAATTGACCCCAACCCATTTCCACCTATTGCAAACTTCCTGGACAATCAGGTCAATGCCTGTCAGGATTCTATAGTATTCACAGACAACAGTATTAATGCTCCGCAAAGCTGGTTTTGGGATTTTGGTGATGGTGATACATCCAATCTTCAAAATCCAGTGCACAAATACACATCGAATGGAACTTTTACGGTAAAACTGGTTGTAACTAATTCCAATGGAGCAGATTCCACAAGCAGAAATTTCACAGTAACAGATGGGGCAAGGCCACCGGTTTGTATTCCAAATACTTTACAAACATTTTTTCCTTTGGGTATAGAACGTGTAGTGTTTAATACGATCAATAATATCACCTCTTCTTCAGCTAATTTCCCCCCATATGAAGATTTTGCCTGTGATTTTTCAACCACAGTCACACAAGGGCAAACGGTTAATTTGACCGTTGAATCACAAAGTAATTTTACGCCTTCTGATGTAAAAGCCTGGCTGGATTATAATGACAATGGTATTTTTGAAAGCAATGAGGAGGTATTTAATTCTACCAATGCCATTGTGCATACAGCGCCCGTTACTATTTCTGCAGCAACATCTGTAGTGACTGGCAAAGGGCTAAGATTGAGGATTGCCTCAGATTTTGTCAACTCCCTGAATGGTCCTATTCCCTGTGGTGATCTTGAATTTGGACAAACTGAAGATTATACCGTTGTAATCAATGCGCCAATGCTGCCACCGGCTGCCGATTTCAGCGTTTCCAGTTTTACAGCCTGTACAGGGGATATAGATTTTACCGATATTTCAGGTTTTGGCCCAACCCAATGGTTCTGGGACTTTGGCGATGGAAATACTTCGACCCTTCAAAACCCAAGCCATTTATATACTTCTGTAGGTTCATTTTTTGTAGAGCTAAAAGCTTGCAATGCCTTTGGATGTGATTCAATTCAGAAGACCATAAATATTACAGATTTGAATGGAGTAAAACCTGCCGTATGTACTCCAGGTACAAATTCAATCAATAATTTAATAGGCATTTTTAATGTTACCTTGAATGATTTAAATGTATCTACCATTTCTACTACAGGATACAGCGATTTTGCTTGCGATAAGTTCGCCGAATTGGTTGATGGCAATGCCTATCAATTAAACGTTACCGTTAGCACTTTCTTTAATCAAACAGTGGAAGCCTGGATAGACTATAATAACAATGGCACATTTACTTCCAATGAAAAAGTAATGACAGCCAGTGGATTTGGTCAATTGAGCAATGTGGTCATTCTGCCGGCCAATGCGGTAAAAAACAAATTTCTAAGATTAAGGGTAATGAGCAATAGTACTTCTTCTGGTGGTGCCCCTTTTGATCCTTGTGCAAATGTACCTGTTGGTGAAATTGAGGATTATGGGGTTTTAATCCGATCGGCCAATGCTGCTCCTATTGCTGATTTTGAATCTTTTGATCCAAATAGCTGTAATGGTGAAATTGCCTTTGTCAATCAATCGTATAATAATCCTACCAACTTTTTATGGGATTTTGGAGATGGGAATACATCAATTGATGAAAACCCCGTACATCAATATTCCAATACGGGTTCTTATACGGTAAAATTAAGAGTACAAAATGGATTTGGTGTTGATAGCCTGGTTCGTCTCAATTACGCTATCGTTTCCCAGGTTCAGGGGCCTGAAGCCGCCAATTGCTATCCTATGACTGAACATTCTAACCCTGATTTTGGCATCGTGGGTGTATCCTTAGCCGGAATTAGCAATACCAATAGCATTGTGGATGGCTATGAGAATTACACCTGTTCAGACACCACTCATTTAGAAGAAGGACAGAGTTATCCCATTCAAGTCATAACTTCGGATAATGTAAGAGCGAATGTTCGGGTCTTTGTCGATTTCAACGATGATGGCATATTTCAGGAAAGCACAGAATTGTTTCTACTTTCCAACAATCGAATTCAAAACCACGTAGGAACACTGACCGTACCGGCTTCTTCCGTTAAAAATAAATTGCTTCGTATGCGTGTTTGGGCCGATGAAGCGGCGGTTCCGCTGCCGGCCAGTTTTGCCTGCACAAATCCGGAATATGGGCAAGTCGAAGACTATGGAATATTAGTAAAAGGAACAATCGGTATTAGTGATGAACTCGGGGAACTGATTTCTTTGTATCCTAATCCAGCTAAAACCATTATCAGACTGGATTTGCCAGCCCAGCTAAAAGCGAGCAAAATTTCAGTATTCGGGCAATACGGAAATGAAGTAATGGAGCTGGTAAAAGAAAGGAATCAAAATTCAATTGAAATAGCAATTGAAAACTTAAATAAGGGTATTTATTTTTTAAGGATAGAAAATAAAGACTTTAATAAAACATTGAAATTCATTAAGAATTAA
- a CDS encoding PLP-dependent transferase: MKSFTEIINETGEFGPDDFNNVSPGLHPSSNYFFNTVEEMRQCLQKEHLQPFYSRGVNPTVRILCDKMAALENKDKALAFASGSAAIAAAVMNTLKKGDHAICVKNPYTWTRQLFENYLPGYGVECTFVDGRNPKNFSEAVKENTGLIFLESPNSFYFDMQDLEAISSIAKSGKITTILDNSYASPLNQCGEDYGIDMIVHSATKYIGGHSDALGGILCCSEERYKKLFSTEFMTLGGVMSPWNAWLMIRSLRTLEIRMERISKTTENIVKFLEGHEKVDRVLYPGSDSYEQNDLARKYLKKSGGLFTLKLKTSEINKVEMFCNHLVKFKLACSWGSYESLIFPACVTYQGKDKPLEDQNMIRMAIGLEDQDSLINDLQQSLSLI; this comes from the coding sequence ATGAAATCCTTTACAGAAATAATTAATGAAACCGGCGAGTTCGGCCCAGATGATTTTAACAATGTTAGCCCGGGACTTCACCCTTCCAGTAATTATTTTTTCAATACGGTTGAGGAAATGCGACAGTGTTTGCAAAAAGAACATTTGCAACCATTCTATTCGAGGGGCGTCAATCCAACAGTTAGGATTTTATGTGATAAAATGGCCGCGCTTGAAAACAAAGACAAAGCCCTGGCATTTGCTTCCGGAAGTGCTGCAATTGCAGCTGCTGTGATGAACACACTTAAAAAAGGAGACCATGCCATTTGTGTAAAAAACCCCTATACCTGGACCAGACAATTATTTGAAAATTATCTTCCGGGCTATGGTGTTGAGTGTACTTTTGTAGACGGCCGAAATCCTAAAAATTTTTCAGAGGCGGTTAAAGAAAATACCGGATTGATTTTCCTGGAAAGCCCCAATTCATTTTATTTCGATATGCAGGATCTGGAGGCCATTTCATCAATTGCAAAATCGGGAAAGATCACAACAATATTAGATAACAGCTATGCCTCTCCTCTCAATCAATGTGGAGAGGATTACGGGATTGATATGATTGTACATTCCGCCACCAAATACATCGGCGGCCATAGCGATGCTCTGGGTGGAATACTTTGTTGCTCAGAAGAAAGATACAAGAAATTATTCTCTACAGAATTTATGACTTTGGGCGGTGTTATGTCACCCTGGAATGCCTGGTTGATGATTCGAAGTTTAAGAACCCTTGAAATTCGAATGGAAAGAATTTCAAAAACCACTGAAAACATTGTGAAATTTCTCGAGGGGCATGAAAAAGTAGATAGAGTTCTGTATCCTGGTTCAGATAGTTATGAACAGAATGACCTTGCTCGAAAATATTTAAAGAAATCCGGTGGACTATTCACTTTAAAACTAAAAACAAGCGAAATCAATAAAGTGGAAATGTTTTGCAATCATCTCGTGAAATTTAAATTGGCCTGCTCATGGGGCAGTTATGAGTCCCTGATTTTTCCCGCCTGTGTCACATATCAGGGTAAAGATAAACCACTTGAAGACCAAAATATGATAAGAATGGCCATAGGCCTGGAAGACCAAGATTCACTTATCAATGATTTACAACAATCATTATCGCTTATTTAA
- the aroB gene encoding 3-dehydroquinate synthase, with protein MNDNLIFSSSVSISLKHLFEKGEFSASAILVDENTEKNCLHLLSDRFTKNIIRIPSGESSKTISHCEMIWEKMTEYKLDRDSLLINLGGGVICDIGGFCASTFKRGIRFVNVPTTLLAMTDAAIGGKTGINFGKYKNHIGAFNNAEVVIINPVFLETLETRQLRSGYGEVLKHAIIADAELWEQLHFSEQTREDWEPLIERSAKIKSGIVSADYKEDGLRKKLNFGHSIGHLLESYQFNDDPKFHGEAIAEGMMIESFLAYQMYLLSEKELASICNRISVIFELNTVSEDCQKYVLENINQDKKNKSNKYLFVLPKKIGEVLIDQEVKMDDIKMAISNYNDFLS; from the coding sequence ATGAATGATAATTTAATTTTTTCCAGCAGCGTTTCAATCTCCCTTAAGCATTTATTTGAAAAGGGTGAATTTAGTGCTTCTGCAATTTTAGTAGATGAAAACACAGAAAAAAATTGTTTGCATCTGCTTAGCGATCGATTTACAAAAAATATCATCAGAATACCTTCCGGCGAATCTTCTAAAACTATATCACATTGCGAAATGATATGGGAAAAAATGACGGAGTATAAACTTGACAGGGACTCTTTGTTGATTAATTTGGGGGGCGGTGTCATTTGCGATATCGGAGGTTTTTGTGCCTCCACTTTTAAACGAGGGATCCGCTTTGTAAATGTTCCTACTACCTTATTAGCGATGACGGATGCCGCCATTGGTGGTAAAACAGGAATAAATTTTGGCAAGTATAAAAATCATATCGGTGCCTTCAACAATGCCGAAGTGGTCATTATAAATCCGGTATTTCTTGAAACCCTCGAAACCCGTCAATTGCGATCCGGATATGGGGAAGTATTAAAACACGCCATAATTGCCGATGCAGAACTTTGGGAACAGCTTCATTTTTCAGAACAAACAAGGGAAGATTGGGAGCCCTTAATTGAACGTTCTGCCAAAATCAAAAGCGGCATAGTCAGTGCAGATTACAAGGAAGATGGGCTGCGAAAAAAATTGAATTTTGGCCATAGCATCGGCCATCTTTTGGAATCATATCAATTTAATGATGATCCGAAATTTCACGGAGAAGCTATTGCTGAAGGCATGATGATAGAATCATTTCTAGCCTATCAAATGTATCTTCTTTCAGAAAAAGAACTTGCAAGCATTTGCAATCGAATATCTGTCATTTTTGAGTTAAATACTGTCAGCGAAGATTGTCAAAAGTACGTCCTCGAAAATATTAATCAGGATAAGAAAAACAAATCCAATAAATACCTCTTTGTTCTCCCAAAAAAAATTGGTGAAGTATTAATTGATCAGGAAGTTAAAATGGATGATATTAAAATGGCCATTAGTAATTATAATGACTTTCTTTCATGA
- a CDS encoding proline dehydrogenase family protein: MKDTKLNFDNTSIAFSSKSNWDLRKAKWIFTSFNSNFLVKIGSDIMLKALKIKLPVKGIIKNTVFAQFCGGETINDSISSVENLAEYGIGSILDYSVEGEKNEKGFDKGAEEIIRTIKKAKDQENIPFSVFKTSGIASVKLLEKIQAGKELNEKEKNSHIKLKQRFERICRFAYDTQVPLMIDAEETWIQKIVDEMVLEMMRKFNREKCIIHITYQMYRKKSLEELVKLEETARKEGFFAGAKLVRGAYMEKEADRAEEKGYENPINPSKELTDKMYDDGLRFCVKKRDIMTVCAGTHNEKSSLLLAQLMDENNIEHHDKRFWFAQLYGMSDHISFNLANAGYNVAKYLPYGPIDKVMPYLVRRAQENKSVSGQSSRELSLIVSEIKRRKQAS, encoded by the coding sequence ATGAAAGATACAAAACTTAACTTCGATAATACTTCAATCGCATTTTCCTCCAAATCAAATTGGGACTTGAGAAAAGCCAAATGGATTTTCACTTCATTTAATTCCAATTTTTTAGTCAAAATAGGGTCTGATATCATGTTGAAAGCATTGAAAATCAAACTTCCGGTTAAAGGGATAATTAAAAATACGGTATTTGCTCAGTTTTGTGGGGGCGAGACCATCAATGATTCAATTTCAAGTGTTGAAAATCTGGCTGAATATGGAATAGGGTCTATTTTGGATTATTCTGTGGAAGGCGAAAAAAATGAAAAGGGTTTTGACAAAGGGGCAGAAGAAATAATCCGCACAATAAAAAAAGCGAAAGACCAGGAAAATATTCCATTTAGCGTATTTAAAACCTCGGGAATTGCTTCGGTTAAGCTTTTGGAAAAAATACAGGCAGGTAAGGAATTAAATGAGAAAGAAAAGAATTCCCACATCAAATTGAAGCAAAGGTTTGAAAGAATTTGTCGATTTGCATACGACACACAGGTGCCTTTGATGATAGATGCAGAAGAGACCTGGATTCAAAAAATCGTGGATGAAATGGTGCTGGAAATGATGCGAAAATTCAATCGCGAAAAGTGCATTATTCATATCACCTACCAGATGTATCGAAAAAAGAGTCTGGAAGAATTAGTCAAACTGGAAGAAACAGCCAGAAAAGAAGGTTTCTTTGCAGGTGCAAAATTAGTTAGAGGTGCATATATGGAGAAAGAAGCCGATCGGGCAGAAGAGAAGGGTTATGAAAACCCCATTAACCCAAGTAAGGAGCTAACGGATAAAATGTACGATGATGGCCTTCGTTTTTGTGTGAAGAAAAGAGATATTATGACTGTATGTGCGGGTACACATAATGAGAAAAGTTCCTTGCTTTTGGCGCAATTGATGGATGAAAATAATATTGAACACCATGATAAACGATTTTGGTTTGCTCAACTCTATGGAATGAGCGATCATATTTCATTTAATCTTGCAAATGCCGGTTATAATGTAGCAAAATACCTTCCTTACGGTCCTATAGATAAAGTAATGCCTTATCTCGTAAGAAGAGCTCAGGAGAATAAATCGGTGTCTGGTCAAAGCAGCAGGGAACTGTCCTTGATTGTAAGCGAAATTAAAAGAAGAAAACAAGCCAGCTGA
- the lysS gene encoding lysine--tRNA ligase produces MPLSEQEIQRREDLKAMMELGINPFPSELFEVNTNSREIHKNYKEGSKDFESVNLAGRIMSKRIMGKASFAEIQDSKGRIQIYVNRDEICPGEDKTLYNTVFKRLLSLGDFIGIKGHVFKTQVGEISIHVKDLTVLSKSLKPLPIVKETKEEDGSIKKHDAFTDPEQRYRQRYVDLVVNPQVKEAFLKRTQMVQKIREFLNEKGYLEVETPILQPLYGGAAARPFKTFHNTLDMTLYLRIANELYLKRLIVGGFDGVYEFSKDFRNEGMSRFHNPEFTQVELYVAYKDYIWMMELTEKMIEQVALALHGDTKVQVGKNTIDFKTPWKRFTMFEAIEEYTKIDISAMGEDELRKTARALKVPIDDSMGKGKLIDEIFGEKVEPHLIQPTFITDYPIEMSPLAKKHRSKEGLVERFEAIANGKEICNAFSELNDPIDQRQRFEEQLELGKRGDEEAMKLDEDFLRALEYGMPPTAGLGIGIDRLAMMMTNSNSIQDVLFFPQMKPEKAKVTAGPEAFKKIGISSDWIPVLNKIGIESPEDLKGMNPNKLHNDVCGMRKKMKLDISNPSKEEVQKWVE; encoded by the coding sequence ATGCCACTCAGCGAACAGGAAATACAACGCAGGGAAGACTTGAAAGCAATGATGGAATTGGGAATAAACCCATTCCCGTCTGAATTATTTGAAGTCAATACCAATAGCCGCGAAATCCATAAAAACTATAAGGAGGGGTCCAAAGATTTTGAATCTGTAAACCTGGCAGGTCGAATTATGAGCAAAAGGATTATGGGGAAAGCCTCATTTGCCGAAATCCAGGATTCCAAAGGTAGAATTCAAATCTATGTTAACAGGGATGAGATTTGCCCCGGTGAAGACAAAACCCTTTATAATACCGTTTTTAAAAGACTCTTAAGTCTTGGTGATTTTATTGGAATCAAAGGCCATGTATTTAAAACACAGGTAGGTGAAATTTCAATTCATGTTAAAGATTTAACAGTATTGTCAAAATCTCTAAAGCCATTGCCTATCGTAAAGGAAACCAAAGAAGAAGATGGCAGCATAAAAAAGCACGATGCCTTTACTGATCCCGAACAAAGATACCGTCAGAGATATGTTGACCTTGTAGTCAATCCACAGGTTAAAGAGGCTTTTTTGAAAAGAACACAGATGGTTCAGAAAATAAGAGAGTTTTTGAATGAAAAAGGCTATCTGGAGGTAGAAACGCCCATTCTGCAACCGCTTTACGGTGGTGCGGCGGCACGCCCTTTTAAAACATTTCACAATACATTGGATATGACTCTCTATTTGCGAATAGCCAATGAATTATATCTCAAAAGACTGATTGTTGGAGGCTTTGATGGCGTCTATGAATTTTCCAAGGATTTCAGAAACGAAGGTATGTCGCGTTTTCACAATCCGGAATTTACCCAGGTAGAGCTGTATGTGGCTTACAAAGACTATATCTGGATGATGGAACTCACTGAAAAAATGATTGAGCAAGTGGCCCTTGCACTTCATGGAGACACTAAAGTTCAGGTGGGAAAAAACACCATTGATTTTAAAACACCCTGGAAACGCTTTACAATGTTTGAGGCCATTGAAGAATATACAAAAATAGACATTTCAGCAATGGGTGAGGATGAATTGCGCAAAACCGCAAGAGCGTTGAAAGTGCCCATTGATGACAGCATGGGTAAAGGCAAGCTCATCGATGAAATTTTTGGTGAGAAAGTTGAACCACATTTAATTCAACCGACATTTATTACAGATTATCCTATTGAAATGTCGCCTTTGGCCAAAAAGCACCGAAGCAAAGAGGGTTTGGTGGAACGATTCGAAGCTATAGCCAATGGAAAAGAGATTTGCAATGCTTTTTCTGAGTTAAACGATCCAATTGATCAGAGGCAGCGATTTGAAGAACAGCTTGAATTGGGCAAAAGGGGTGATGAGGAGGCCATGAAGTTGGATGAGGATTTCCTCAGGGCACTGGAATACGGTATGCCGCCGACAGCCGGTCTGGGCATCGGGATAGATCGTCTTGCGATGATGATGACCAATTCAAATTCTATTCAGGACGTCTTGTTTTTCCCACAAATGAAGCCCGAAAAAGCAAAGGTAACAGCAGGTCCTGAAGCATTTAAAAAAATTGGAATCTCATCCGATTGGATTCCAGTGTTAAACAAGATTGGCATCGAATCGCCTGAAGATTTAAAGGGTATGAATCCAAATAAACTGCACAACGATGTCTGTGGGATGCGCAAAAAAATGAAACTCGATATTTCTAATCCCAGCAAAGAAGAAGTACAGAAATGGGTAGAATAA
- a CDS encoding DUF2141 domain-containing protein, with translation MFLKCLFCTLFCSFIFLNGIAQDCQLKVKVTGIKKIEGDLIIAVFDNENDYLEKPVKAITIKVQNGVNEACFNALPSGIYAISVIHDLDKNGKLNTRLYGPPAEPYGFYNNVKGTFGPPAFENTSFQLKKDESKSATIHLFD, from the coding sequence ATGTTCCTTAAATGCCTTTTCTGTACATTGTTTTGCTCTTTCATTTTTTTAAATGGTATAGCACAGGATTGTCAATTAAAAGTAAAAGTCACCGGCATTAAAAAAATTGAAGGAGATCTAATCATTGCTGTTTTCGACAACGAGAATGACTATTTAGAAAAACCGGTAAAAGCCATCACAATCAAGGTTCAAAATGGTGTTAACGAGGCTTGTTTTAACGCGCTTCCTTCGGGTATATATGCGATTTCTGTTATTCACGATCTCGATAAAAACGGCAAACTAAATACAAGACTCTATGGCCCTCCGGCGGAACCATATGGTTTTTATAATAATGTAAAAGGAACTTTTGGACCTCCGGCTTTTGAGAATACTTCTTTTCAATTAAAAAAAGACGAAAGCAAAAGCGCTACAATACATCTCTTTGATTAA